The Pirellulales bacterium genome includes a window with the following:
- a CDS encoding prenyltransferase/squalene oxidase repeat-containing protein has product MMDPNFPQPGGQSSGQSQPDRSFSLLPPAALSGGAAPPRAGSPNGSGAHGVPAVAVQNNTNITINVAGRHTDLSQPSFANTSLGRIEPIQPSDDGSLTEALQDAPPWLGSLVIHMVLLIAMGLMVVTLKRKDTASIEASVYSESDQQGNQLLEDNREGLSTDTPDPTVDKTMWSPVELPPVSDPLALPPLASEFAPHGMFLGTNNNRPSDVPFGIALSGRERGMKQALIGKYGGNASTEEAVYRALEWLKRNQRPNGFWTLNGPYSDGGEAENKTTATALALLAFQGAGYTPQYNGDYKHDYKQVLKKGWDALLKMQANDGEFLIENSPYYHQMYSHAQATIALCELYGMTHDSIYRSAAEKAVSFCVKSQDAAGGWRYNPNSESDTSVTGWFVMALQSAKMAGLEVPSTTFANISRYLDSAQDETGGRYRYQPNGALNHAMCAEGLLCREYLGWKQDDPRLISGVENLSGQPINDMEINVYYWYYATQVMHHIGGTYWKRWNDVMRQYIPETQIKKGSEEGSWDPTGDRWGTQGGRLYVTCLRTFMLEVYYRHLPIYGDIYQTVKSEANTQQAQQKPDGKSDKNSPAETEQPKSEPPKSEN; this is encoded by the coding sequence GGCTCTCCGAATGGTTCTGGCGCGCATGGCGTTCCGGCAGTTGCAGTTCAGAATAATACGAACATCACAATCAACGTCGCCGGACGGCATACTGATTTGTCGCAGCCGAGTTTTGCCAACACGTCGTTGGGACGCATTGAACCGATACAACCATCGGACGACGGAAGCTTGACCGAGGCACTGCAAGATGCACCGCCTTGGCTGGGAAGTCTGGTGATTCACATGGTATTGCTCATTGCCATGGGGTTAATGGTGGTCACCTTGAAAAGGAAGGATACTGCCTCGATCGAGGCCTCTGTCTACAGCGAAAGCGATCAACAGGGAAACCAGCTATTGGAAGATAACCGTGAAGGACTCTCGACTGACACGCCTGATCCTACCGTTGATAAAACCATGTGGTCGCCCGTCGAATTGCCCCCAGTTTCGGATCCCCTGGCGTTGCCGCCTTTGGCGAGTGAATTTGCGCCGCATGGCATGTTCTTGGGAACAAATAATAATCGGCCCAGCGATGTGCCCTTTGGAATAGCACTCAGTGGACGTGAAAGAGGCATGAAACAGGCGCTGATTGGCAAATACGGCGGCAATGCCTCAACCGAAGAGGCCGTGTATCGCGCCTTAGAGTGGTTGAAACGCAATCAGCGGCCCAACGGTTTTTGGACGCTCAACGGGCCGTATTCCGACGGAGGTGAAGCCGAAAACAAAACCACTGCCACCGCGCTGGCGCTGCTGGCCTTTCAGGGTGCAGGTTATACGCCGCAGTATAACGGCGACTATAAACACGACTACAAACAGGTCCTCAAGAAGGGCTGGGACGCACTGCTGAAAATGCAGGCCAACGATGGGGAGTTCCTCATCGAGAACTCGCCCTACTATCACCAAATGTATAGCCACGCGCAGGCTACGATTGCTTTGTGCGAGCTGTATGGCATGACGCACGATTCTATTTATCGTAGCGCGGCGGAAAAGGCGGTCAGTTTTTGCGTGAAATCGCAAGATGCGGCGGGCGGCTGGCGTTACAATCCGAACTCGGAATCCGACACCTCAGTGACCGGTTGGTTCGTGATGGCTTTACAAAGCGCTAAGATGGCGGGTTTAGAAGTGCCCAGCACTACGTTTGCGAACATCTCTCGCTATCTCGATAGCGCCCAAGACGAAACCGGCGGTCGATACCGTTACCAGCCGAATGGAGCACTTAACCATGCCATGTGTGCCGAAGGGTTGCTGTGTCGAGAATACCTCGGTTGGAAACAAGACGACCCGCGATTGATCAGCGGCGTCGAAAACCTGTCGGGCCAGCCAATCAACGATATGGAAATCAACGTTTACTACTGGTATTACGCGACACAGGTAATGCACCACATCGGCGGTACTTATTGGAAACGATGGAACGACGTCATGCGGCAATACATTCCCGAGACGCAAATCAAAAAAGGATCCGAGGAAGGAAGCTGGGATCCCACCGGCGACCGTTGGGGAACCCAAGGCGGGCGTTTATACGTTACCTGCCTGCGCACGTTCATGCTGGAAGTGTATTATCGCCACTTGCCCATCTATGGAGATATCTACCAAACGGTGAAATCCGAGGCGAATACTCAACAAGCTCAGCAAAAGCCGGACGGAAAATCGGATAAAAACTCGCCGGCGGAAACGGAGCAGCCGAAATCTGAGCCGCCCAAGTCGGAAAATTAA
- a CDS encoding Ldh family oxidoreductase, whose translation MPNIPAEKLNLFAVALLEAGGVPREEAQGVGSSLVNANLMGHDSHGVMRIPYYLDGVTKGDVKPGAEFTIIKQTPSLVQAEGNWGFGQTQARRLMERLIELARTSGVAVGTLIHSGHIGRLGEYCEQAAAAGMVSQIMVNTHGVARRVAPPGGKAPRLGTNPIAIGVPHPDGALVMDFGTSATAEGKVRVKRIAGQPCPDGWLLDNEGRPTNDPHSLYGEPPGTIRPFGGDQPHKGFALGLMVEIFAGALSGGVCIREKPINQLGNCVFAMVVDPRHVGGGKHFADEVLELIKFVRDCPKIDGESEILLPGDPERKTAATRRKNGIPLDDGNWAALVKLAEILRVPLPQ comes from the coding sequence ATGCCGAACATTCCTGCCGAGAAGCTCAACTTGTTTGCGGTTGCATTATTAGAAGCCGGCGGCGTGCCTCGCGAAGAAGCCCAAGGGGTTGGCAGCAGCCTGGTTAACGCCAATTTGATGGGGCACGATTCGCACGGCGTCATGCGCATTCCGTATTACCTGGACGGAGTAACGAAAGGAGACGTCAAGCCGGGCGCGGAATTCACGATCATCAAGCAAACGCCGTCGCTGGTTCAGGCAGAGGGAAATTGGGGCTTCGGCCAAACCCAAGCCCGGCGATTGATGGAGCGGCTGATCGAATTGGCGCGCACCAGCGGCGTGGCGGTGGGAACACTCATACACAGCGGCCACATTGGACGATTGGGCGAGTATTGCGAACAAGCGGCGGCGGCCGGCATGGTGTCGCAAATCATGGTCAACACGCATGGAGTGGCGCGACGGGTTGCGCCACCGGGCGGCAAGGCTCCGCGGTTAGGAACCAATCCGATTGCCATAGGGGTGCCGCATCCGGACGGAGCGTTAGTCATGGATTTCGGCACCAGCGCAACCGCCGAAGGCAAAGTTCGCGTGAAGCGAATTGCCGGCCAGCCCTGTCCCGACGGATGGTTGTTGGATAACGAAGGCCGTCCGACCAATGATCCGCATTCCCTATACGGCGAGCCGCCGGGAACCATTCGCCCCTTTGGCGGCGACCAACCCCACAAGGGCTTTGCCTTGGGATTGATGGTCGAGATTTTCGCCGGCGCGCTTTCCGGCGGGGTCTGCATTCGCGAAAAGCCGATCAATCAGCTCGGCAACTGCGTGTTCGCCATGGTGGTTGATCCAAGGCATGTTGGAGGCGGCAAACACTTTGCCGACGAAGTGCTGGAACTCATCAAATTCGTGCGCGATTGTCCAAAGATTGACGGCGAGAGCGAGATCCTGTTGCCTGGCGACCCGGAGCGTAAAACGGCTGCGACACGGCGAAAAAACGGCATTCCCTTGGACGATGGCAACTGGGCGGCGCTGGTCAAGTTGGCCGAAATATTACGCGTTCCATTGCCGCAGTAA
- a CDS encoding tRNA (cytidine(34)-2'-O)-methyltransferase: MRRTLDATEPARYGRGMNYEPIMHVVLHQPEIPYNTGSVGRTCVAVGAKLWLVRPLGFRMDDYYLRRAGLDYWEHLECEIVDDWAALLARLGQESPGRQPWLFTKTAKQIYTDIKFQRGDILVFGGESCGLPRALLDAQRDRTVRIPIREQVRSLNLSNSVAIAAYEALRQWQ, from the coding sequence GTGCGTCGAACCCTTGACGCCACGGAGCCGGCGCGGTATGGCCGAGGAATGAACTATGAACCCATCATGCACGTTGTACTGCACCAGCCGGAAATACCGTACAACACCGGCAGCGTAGGCCGTACCTGCGTGGCAGTGGGCGCCAAATTGTGGCTGGTACGGCCGTTGGGATTCCGCATGGATGATTACTATTTGCGTCGCGCCGGCCTGGACTACTGGGAACATTTGGAATGCGAGATTGTTGATGACTGGGCGGCATTGCTGGCGCGGCTGGGCCAGGAATCGCCCGGCAGGCAGCCGTGGTTGTTCACCAAAACGGCGAAGCAAATTTACACCGACATCAAGTTTCAGCGCGGCGATATTCTTGTGTTCGGCGGGGAATCATGCGGTTTGCCACGGGCGCTGTTGGACGCCCAGCGCGACCGGACCGTGCGAATTCCTATTCGCGAGCAAGTGCGGAGCTTGAATTTATCGAATAGCGTGGCCATTGCAGCTTACGAAGCGCTGCGGCAATGGCAATAA
- a CDS encoding glycoside hydrolase family 88 protein translates to MPDTRITKYTQALQFAERQVAALTEKHANFFPIYTVQGKWRHAGELWTDWTGGFLAGMMWQFHRRTGNPQWRARAEHYSKLLEQRQFDRKVHDLGFIFLNTYLPWYQLTHDARLNQVLIQAGRTLAMRFMEQGQYLQSFVAPESLFIDIMMNVPIIFYAAQETNDNNLFRVATAHCRTTRETIVRSDGSTAHEGIFDLQTGEFLRQTTHQGLRDDSAWARGLAWSLYGYSKVVALTSSSEFLEVAERNAAYWLSHLPADKVPYWDFNADLSQPAPWGAQKETSAGAIAASGLLDLANQTKSRERASDYRETALAMLDALCSPQYLASDTPGWEGILKHGVYHTKKNLGVDESVMWGEFFFVEALTKAVQANL, encoded by the coding sequence ATGCCCGACACTCGAATTACCAAATACACGCAAGCGTTGCAATTTGCCGAGCGGCAAGTCGCCGCGCTGACCGAAAAACATGCCAACTTCTTTCCCATTTACACAGTCCAGGGAAAGTGGCGCCACGCCGGCGAGTTGTGGACCGATTGGACCGGCGGCTTCCTGGCCGGCATGATGTGGCAATTCCACCGCCGCACCGGCAATCCCCAATGGCGGGCTCGGGCGGAACACTATTCCAAGCTGCTGGAGCAGCGCCAGTTCGACCGCAAAGTTCACGACCTCGGCTTCATTTTCTTGAACACCTATTTGCCGTGGTATCAATTGACGCACGACGCCCGGCTGAACCAGGTGCTCATTCAAGCGGGGCGCACCCTGGCCATGCGATTCATGGAACAGGGGCAGTATTTGCAATCGTTCGTCGCGCCGGAATCGCTGTTCATCGACATCATGATGAACGTGCCGATCATTTTTTACGCCGCCCAGGAAACCAACGACAACAACTTGTTCCGCGTTGCCACGGCCCATTGCCGCACTACCCGCGAAACCATCGTGCGGTCTGATGGCTCCACGGCCCACGAAGGCATTTTCGATTTGCAAACCGGCGAGTTCTTGCGTCAAACCACGCATCAAGGCTTGCGGGACGACAGCGCCTGGGCCCGCGGCCTGGCCTGGTCTTTGTACGGCTACAGCAAAGTGGTCGCGCTCACCAGCAGCAGCGAATTTTTGGAAGTGGCGGAGCGAAACGCGGCCTACTGGCTGTCGCACTTGCCGGCCGACAAAGTTCCCTACTGGGATTTCAACGCCGATCTTTCGCAGCCGGCCCCCTGGGGCGCTCAAAAGGAAACCTCCGCCGGCGCCATCGCCGCCAGCGGGCTGTTGGATTTGGCCAACCAAACCAAATCGCGCGAGCGTGCCAGTGATTATCGCGAAACCGCCTTGGCTATGCTCGATGCCCTGTGCAGCCCGCAATACTTGGCCAGCGACACGCCTGGTTGGGAAGGCATTTTGAAGCATGGCGTGTACCACACCAAGAAAAACCTGGGCGTGGACGAATCAGTCATGTGGGGCGAATTCTTCTTTGTCGAAGCGCTGACCAAGGCGGTTCAAGCCAACCTGTAA
- a CDS encoding neutral zinc metallopeptidase codes for MEWEGQRESENVEDDRASGGAGLFGTSMFGGSLPGGPMVFHGGLGSLIVIVVLCAVFHVNPMQLLQQGAPQNPGGFPGAGGGFQGANPLGQQQGGGVANDPAEDKLVSFVKVVLADTEDVWTAQFQKMGKQYRKPTLHLFRNSVDTACGFSSAAVGPFYCPEDEKVYLDLSFFDELQNRFHSPGNFAQAYVIAHEVGHHVQKLLGITDKVDALRQRSSEKQSNALSVRLELQADFLAGVWAHDIQQTKHVLDPGDIENALHAASAIGDDRLQKAARGYVVPDSFTHGTSAQRVKWFKKGFDTGDISQGDTFSAEDL; via the coding sequence ATGGAATGGGAAGGCCAGCGCGAAAGTGAAAACGTGGAAGACGACCGCGCTTCCGGCGGTGCGGGCTTGTTCGGCACCAGCATGTTCGGCGGCAGTCTGCCCGGCGGGCCAATGGTGTTTCATGGCGGCTTGGGCTCGCTGATCGTCATTGTCGTCTTGTGCGCCGTATTTCACGTTAATCCCATGCAGCTCTTGCAGCAGGGGGCGCCGCAAAATCCCGGCGGATTTCCCGGCGCCGGCGGCGGTTTTCAAGGGGCAAATCCACTGGGCCAGCAGCAAGGCGGCGGCGTTGCCAACGATCCGGCTGAAGATAAGCTCGTCTCCTTCGTGAAAGTTGTCCTGGCCGATACCGAAGACGTGTGGACCGCCCAATTCCAAAAAATGGGCAAGCAATATCGCAAGCCCACGTTGCATTTGTTCCGCAACTCTGTGGACACCGCCTGCGGATTTTCCAGCGCCGCGGTCGGACCGTTTTATTGCCCGGAAGATGAAAAAGTGTATCTCGATCTCAGCTTTTTCGACGAGTTGCAAAACCGCTTTCACTCGCCGGGCAACTTTGCTCAGGCGTATGTCATCGCCCACGAAGTCGGACATCACGTGCAAAAGCTGCTGGGCATTACCGATAAAGTCGATGCGCTGCGGCAGCGGTCCAGCGAAAAACAATCGAACGCGCTTTCCGTGCGGCTGGAGTTGCAGGCCGATTTTCTCGCCGGCGTGTGGGCGCACGATATTCAGCAAACCAAGCATGTGCTCGATCCGGGCGACATCGAAAACGCGCTGCATGCGGCCAGCGCCATCGGCGACGACCGGCTGCAAAAAGCGGCCCGGGGTTACGTCGTGCCCGATTCCTTCACCCACGGCACCAGTGCCCAGCGGGTAAAGTGGTTCAAAAAAGGATTCGACACCGGCGACATCAGCCAAGGAGATACATTTAGCGCGGAAGATTTGTAG
- a CDS encoding response regulator produces MSTQDCTEECTEKEDVCRILIVEDNDDAATFLKLAIEDRGHEVEHVRNGTEALVVAVTYRPHIVLVDICLPGLDGHYVSQKLRQSHADIFIIATTGQSRVEDLERSRAAGCDHHLVKPLDLAHVLALIENWKAHGGCHAGK; encoded by the coding sequence ATGAGCACGCAGGATTGCACCGAGGAATGCACCGAAAAAGAAGATGTTTGTCGGATTTTAATTGTCGAAGACAATGACGATGCCGCTACGTTTTTAAAATTGGCCATCGAAGATCGCGGGCACGAAGTCGAGCACGTTCGTAACGGCACGGAGGCGCTCGTGGTGGCGGTCACGTACCGACCGCACATTGTGCTGGTCGATATTTGCTTGCCGGGGCTCGATGGTCACTACGTGAGCCAGAAATTGCGGCAATCGCACGCCGATATTTTCATTATTGCCACCACAGGGCAAAGCCGGGTGGAAGATTTAGAGCGCTCGCGCGCGGCCGGCTGCGATCATCACCTGGTCAAGCCGCTCGACCTGGCGCACGTGCTGGCGCTGATCGAAAATTGGAAAGCCCATGGCGGCTGTCATGCGGGAAAGTAG
- a CDS encoding YoaK family protein, producing the protein MDTSPNSAQSSVPASAKTAPWVAAVLAMIAGYVDAYGFIRYRTYMSFMSGNTTQSGITTGQGDFFAAISTFTAIVLFVAGVFAGTLFVDPSTRRSQRPKFGLVAALLAVSIGVAQLASINQLVNIATLSFAMGVMNTTLSHFGAEAVNLTFVTGTLNKIGSHFALALKRAPLKDAQSVRDTHFRRAFLLAALWAAFLAGAVLAAAATPRFDVWILSLPLLILLALTAPARVPNG; encoded by the coding sequence ATGGATACATCCCCGAATTCAGCGCAATCGTCCGTTCCTGCTTCTGCGAAAACAGCGCCATGGGTCGCCGCCGTGCTGGCCATGATTGCTGGCTATGTGGATGCCTATGGTTTTATCCGCTACCGCACGTACATGTCCTTCATGAGCGGGAACACCACGCAAAGTGGCATTACCACGGGCCAAGGCGATTTCTTCGCGGCCATTTCCACCTTCACGGCAATTGTGCTATTTGTGGCCGGTGTGTTTGCAGGAACACTCTTCGTTGATCCCAGCACGCGTCGATCTCAGCGGCCCAAGTTTGGCTTGGTCGCAGCCTTGCTGGCAGTGAGCATCGGTGTCGCACAGTTGGCCTCCATCAATCAGCTAGTAAATATCGCCACGCTCAGTTTCGCCATGGGTGTCATGAACACAACGCTTTCTCATTTTGGCGCCGAAGCAGTGAATTTGACATTCGTTACCGGCACGCTGAACAAAATAGGCAGCCACTTCGCCCTGGCTCTTAAGCGGGCGCCGCTGAAAGATGCACAGTCGGTGCGCGATACGCATTTTCGCCGGGCTTTTCTGTTGGCGGCCCTGTGGGCTGCATTTCTCGCAGGAGCGGTGCTGGCTGCGGCAGCGACACCCCGTTTCGACGTCTGGATCTTGTCACTCCCCCTCTTAATCCTGCTGGCTTTGACTGCGCCGGCCCGCGTTCCCAATGGCTGA
- a CDS encoding TetR/AcrR family transcriptional regulator: MPSPTRKKLIEAAAKRFYRDGFRNVGIDQILSDVGISKTAFYKHFESKDDLMLAVLDDKDQWLRQTFADMVHQRGGESGESKLMALFDVVDFITAGDDFAGCIFVNAAMEFPLPHDPAHQAAARSKQSMEALIERIATEAGALQPRVLAQELCLIMEGVYVTKHVTRNPQAVHIARRIARQVIATHLPAASAAQ; encoded by the coding sequence ATGCCCTCGCCGACGCGCAAAAAATTGATCGAAGCGGCCGCCAAGCGCTTTTATCGCGACGGGTTCCGCAACGTCGGCATCGATCAAATTCTCTCCGATGTGGGCATCAGCAAAACGGCTTTCTACAAGCATTTCGAGTCGAAGGACGATCTGATGCTGGCCGTCCTGGACGACAAAGATCAATGGCTGCGGCAAACCTTCGCCGACATGGTTCACCAGCGCGGTGGGGAATCGGGCGAAAGCAAGCTCATGGCGCTGTTCGACGTGGTCGATTTCATTACCGCCGGCGACGATTTCGCAGGCTGCATTTTCGTGAACGCGGCCATGGAGTTTCCGTTGCCGCACGATCCGGCACATCAGGCGGCCGCCCGCAGCAAGCAAAGCATGGAAGCGCTGATCGAGCGCATTGCCACCGAAGCCGGCGCTTTGCAACCGCGTGTGCTAGCCCAAGAATTGTGCCTGATTATGGAAGGCGTGTACGTCACCAAGCACGTCACGCGCAATCCCCAGGCGGTTCACATTGCGCGCCGCATTGCGCGGCAGGTTATTGCCACCCATCTGCCGGCCGCTTCCGCTGCGCAATGA
- a CDS encoding isoprenylcysteine carboxylmethyltransferase family protein, with amino-acid sequence MKRGIYLAYGVGCYLMFFAVYAYMAGFVGNFLVPKSIDSTPVESVGGAIAVDAALLLLFGIQHSVMAREGFKRAWTKLVPSAIERSTYVLVSNLAVMLLMWQWQSLPATVWNVEGAGRYVLWGLFATGWLLVPLASLMISHFDLFGLRQVWLHWRGQEYQSLPFHTPMLYRFVRHPLYVGWFTAFWMTPTMSAGHLLFAGILSAYMVAASRVEERDLVNHFGGLYEDYQQTVPAFVPRFGRRAVLASPETGGVNSSP; translated from the coding sequence ATGAAACGTGGGATTTATTTGGCGTATGGGGTAGGGTGCTATTTGATGTTCTTCGCCGTGTACGCCTACATGGCCGGCTTCGTGGGGAATTTTTTAGTTCCTAAATCGATCGATTCCACGCCGGTTGAGTCGGTCGGTGGAGCAATTGCCGTGGATGCCGCTCTCCTGCTGCTCTTCGGCATTCAACATTCGGTGATGGCCCGGGAGGGGTTCAAACGGGCATGGACCAAATTGGTGCCCTCGGCCATTGAACGGAGCACGTATGTGCTGGTTTCCAATCTGGCGGTCATGCTGCTGATGTGGCAGTGGCAATCGCTTCCGGCGACCGTTTGGAATGTGGAAGGGGCAGGGCGATATGTGTTGTGGGGATTGTTTGCCACCGGCTGGTTGTTAGTGCCGCTGGCCAGCTTGATGATCAGCCATTTCGATTTGTTCGGCTTGCGGCAAGTGTGGTTGCACTGGCGCGGCCAGGAGTACCAATCACTGCCGTTTCACACGCCCATGCTGTACCGATTTGTGCGGCACCCGTTGTATGTGGGCTGGTTCACGGCATTTTGGATGACGCCCACGATGAGCGCAGGGCATTTGCTATTCGCCGGCATTCTAAGCGCGTACATGGTGGCGGCTTCCCGAGTGGAAGAAAGGGACCTGGTGAACCATTTTGGCGGGCTGTACGAAGATTATCAGCAGACTGTGCCGGCGTTTGTGCCCAGATTTGGCCGGCGAGCGGTTTTAGCCTCGCCGGAAACGGGCGGCGTGAATTCGTCCCCCTGA
- the rnc gene encoding ribonuclease III: protein MTKRSAPVGTEELSPEHLAQCEARIGYTFTDKLLLTSALTHASGALHRLMSNERMEFLGDAILGFVVCERLFHLFPDYLEGDLTKIKSIVVSRSTCAKISDELGLADFLILGKGMTTSPRVPASLLSDVFESLTAAIYLDGGDPAARDFIYRFIGPEITAAVAGELGGNYKSLLQQLAQRDFGTTPTYTLLDEKGPDHSKCFKISAQVGTQRYQPAWGRNKKEAEQHAAQNALCEIAGEEVPYPSD from the coding sequence ATGACTAAGCGCTCTGCTCCCGTGGGGACAGAGGAGTTGTCCCCGGAACACCTCGCGCAGTGTGAAGCGCGGATCGGTTACACGTTTACCGATAAATTGTTGCTAACCAGCGCGCTAACGCACGCTTCGGGCGCGCTCCACCGACTCATGTCGAACGAGCGCATGGAATTTCTGGGCGACGCCATTTTGGGCTTCGTCGTTTGCGAGCGCCTGTTTCATTTGTTCCCCGATTATCTGGAAGGCGATTTGACAAAAATCAAATCGATTGTCGTCAGCCGCAGCACATGCGCGAAAATCAGCGATGAGCTGGGGCTGGCCGATTTCCTGATCTTGGGCAAAGGCATGACCACCAGCCCCCGCGTGCCGGCCTCGCTGTTGTCTGATGTGTTCGAATCGCTCACCGCGGCCATTTATCTCGATGGTGGCGATCCGGCGGCCCGCGATTTTATTTATCGCTTCATTGGCCCGGAAATTACCGCGGCAGTGGCCGGCGAATTGGGTGGAAATTATAAATCGCTGTTACAGCAATTGGCCCAGCGCGATTTCGGCACCACGCCCACTTACACGCTGCTGGACGAAAAAGGGCCCGATCACAGCAAGTGCTTCAAAATTTCCGCGCAGGTGGGAACGCAGCGTTACCAGCCCGCCTGGGGCCGCAACAAAAAGGAAGCCGAGCAGCACGCCGCCCAAAACGCGCTGTGCGAAATCGCGGGCGAGGAAGTCCCCTACCCTTCGGATTGA